The genomic stretch CGTTGGTGATGCGCGGAAACACCGAACTGTCGGCGACCCTCAAGCCCTCGACGCCGATCACCCGGCACTCCGGATCGACAACCGCCATCCTGTCATCGGCGCGGCCCATCTTCGCCGTGCCGCAGGGGTGATAGGCGCTTTCGGCGTGTTCGCGGATGAAGCCGTCGATCTCGTCATCGCTTTGAACGCCGCTGCCCGGCTGGATCTCCTTGCCGCGATAGGGGTCGAAGGCGGTCTGCGCGAAGATCTCGCGCGTGAGGCGCACGCAACGGCGGAAGTCCTCCCAATCCTGTTCGTGGCTCATATAGTTGAAGGCGATCTTTGGCGCGTCCTTTGGATCGGCGCTTTTCAGCGTCACCGCGCCGCGGGACGGCGAGCGCATCGGCCCGACATGGGCCTGGAAGCCGTGACCCTCGGCCGGCGCCGTGCCGTCATAGCGCACCGCCATCGGCAGGAAATGGTACTGGATATCCGGATAATCGACGCCGGCGCGCGAGCGCACGAAGGCGGCGCTTTCAAACTGGTTGGAAGCGCCGATGCCGTTCTTGAAGAACAGCCATTGCGCGCCGGCGAGCCCCTTGCCGAAGATGTTCCAGTGCTTGTAGAGCGTGATCGGCTGGGTGCTGGCCTGCTGGATATAGACTTCCAGATGGTCCTGCAGGTTCTTGCCAACGCCGGGCCGGTCGGCGACGAGCGGAATGCCGTTTTCGGCAAGCTCCGCCGCCGGGCCAATGCCGGAAAGAAGCAGTATTTTCGGCGTGTTGATCGAAGACGCCGCCAGGATGACCTCGCGACGCGCGCGGATGACCTCGATTCGGCCGCCGCGTTCGATTTCGACGCCGACGGCGCGGCCGTCCTCGATAACCACCTTGCGGGCGAAGCAGCGGATCAGATCAAGGTTTTGGCGCTTCAGCGCCGGCTTGAGGTAGGCATTGGCCGCCGACCAGCGTCTTCCCTTCCAGACCGTCTGCTCCATCGGCCCGAAGCCTTCCTGCTTCTCGCCGTTATAATCCCCGGTCGTTTCGAAGCCCGCCTGTTTTCCGGCCTCGACAAAGGCGTGGAACAGCGGGTTCCTGCGCGGGCCGCGCGTCACATGCAGCGGGCCGTCCTTGCCCCGCCAGGACGGATCGCCGCCATGGCCGCCCTCGTGCCAGTGCTCCATGCGCTTGAAATAGGGCAGCACGTCCGCGTAGCCCCAGCCGCTTGCACCCGCTTCGGCCCAGTGGTCGTAATCGCGGGCGTGTCCCCGAACATAGACCATGCCGTTGATCGAGGACGAGCCGCCGATCACCTTGCCGCGCGGGGTTGCCAGACGTCGGTTGCCGAGATGCGGCTCGGGCTCGGAGACAAAGCCCCAGTCATAGCGCTTCATGTTCATCGGGTATGAAAGGGCAGCAGGCATTTGAATGAAGGGGCCGATATCGGTCCCGCCGAATTCCAGCACCAGAACGGAGTGCCTGCCGTCTTCCGAAAGCCGCGCGGCCATGGCCGAGCCTGCGGAACCGGAACCAACAATGACAAAATCTGCTTCAGTCATGAGACTTTTTGAACCTTTTTGCGGCAGCGGGGCCGGATTTCCTGACGGAGCGGTTGGCTCCAACCGATCTCCCCCCTTGAGGGGGAGATGTCGCGAAAGCGACAGAGAGGGGTATCGGGCACAAGCCGCGAATATTCCCCTCTCGGATATGTTTCACCCCCCTCTGCCCCTGTCGGGGCATCTCCCCCTCAAGGGGGGAGATCAATATCGCGCCGATGCCCCCCTCAATACGGGCTGTCGACCTTGCCGAGCGCCACCTGCACGGTCTTTAGCTGCGAGTAGAATTCCATCGCCGCGCGGCCGTTTTCCCGGCCGAAACCCGATTGCTTGACGCCGCCGAAAGGGATTTCGACGGGTGTGAGATTATAGGTGTTGATCCAGCAGATGCCGGCTTCAAGCGCGCCCGCCACGCGGTGGCCGCGGGCAAGATCGCGGGTGAAGACGCCGGCGGCGAGGCCGAAGGGCGTATCGTTGGCGCGCGCAACCACCTCCTCTTCGGTGTCGAAGGCGAGCACGCTCATCACCGGCCCGAAGATTTCCTCGCGGGCGATGGTCATGTCATCGGTGACATCGGCAAAGACGGTGGGTTCGATATAGGCGCCCCTGGCGAAGGCCTCGCCTTCAGGAACGCCGCCGCCGGTCACAAGCCGTGCGCCCTCGCTTTTGCCCGCCTCGATATAGAACAGCACCTTGCGGCGCTGTTCCTCGGAAATCAGCGGGCCGAGATGGGTCTCGGGATCGAGCGGATCGCCGATGCGGATCGTCTTCGTGCGCTCCACAAGCCGGGAAAGAAACGCCTCCAGTATGGATTTCTGCACGAAGACCCGGGTGCCGTTGGAGCAGATCTGGCCGGTGGAATAGAAATTGCCGAGCATTGCGCCGCCGATCGCATCTTCGAGATCGGCATCCTCGAACACGACCATCGGCGATTTGCCGCCGAGCTCCATCGTGGCATGGCGCATGCCGGAGGCAGCCGCCGCATAGACCTTGCCGCCGGTCGGCACCGAACCGGTGAGCGATACCTTGGCGGTCTTTTCATGGGTGGAAAGGGCCGCCCCCACCTCGCCGAAGCCCTGCACCACGTTGAAAAGCCCCTTCGGCGCGCCGGCTTCGATGAAGATTTCAGCCAGTTTCAGCGCCGATAGCGGCGTCATTTCCGATGGCTTGAACACCATGGCATTGCCGCATGCAAGCGCGGGCGCCGCCTTCCAGGAGGCAATCTGGATCGGATAGTTCCACGCGCCGATGCCGACGCAGACGCCGAGCGGCTCGCGCCTGGTATAGGCAAAGCCTTCCGCAAGCGGCACGCTCTCGCCGGAAAGGCCGGCGGCCTGGGCCGAAAACCATTCGAGCGCATCCGCGCCGGAGGCGGCATCGGCCACCAGCGTTTCCTGAATGGCCTTGCCGGTATCAAGGGTTTCAAGCCTGGAGAGTTCGCCATTGCGTTCGCGCATCAGGTCGGACGCCCTTCGCAGCACGCGGGCGCGCTCGACCGGCAGCCACGCCGCCCATTCGCGCTGGGCGCGCTCGGCGGCCGCCATGGCGCGTTCGATGATCGCCGGCGTTGCGGCATGAAGCCTGGCGATCACCTCGCCGGTTGCCGGATTGATGCTGTCAAAGGCCCGGCCGTCGGCATCCTCGACATAGTCGCCGTCGATGAAATGGCTGGCTTGTGCATGCATGGTCATTCTCCGCTTGGTCCGGGTCGTTGGTCTGGAGGGCGAAAACGCCCTATTCGCCGCGCGGCCAGCGCTGGCTGGCTTC from Martelella sp. AD-3 encodes the following:
- the betA gene encoding choline dehydrogenase produces the protein MTEADFVIVGSGSAGSAMAARLSEDGRHSVLVLEFGGTDIGPFIQMPAALSYPMNMKRYDWGFVSEPEPHLGNRRLATPRGKVIGGSSSINGMVYVRGHARDYDHWAEAGASGWGYADVLPYFKRMEHWHEGGHGGDPSWRGKDGPLHVTRGPRRNPLFHAFVEAGKQAGFETTGDYNGEKQEGFGPMEQTVWKGRRWSAANAYLKPALKRQNLDLIRCFARKVVIEDGRAVGVEIERGGRIEVIRARREVILAASSINTPKILLLSGIGPAAELAENGIPLVADRPGVGKNLQDHLEVYIQQASTQPITLYKHWNIFGKGLAGAQWLFFKNGIGASNQFESAAFVRSRAGVDYPDIQYHFLPMAVRYDGTAPAEGHGFQAHVGPMRSPSRGAVTLKSADPKDAPKIAFNYMSHEQDWEDFRRCVRLTREIFAQTAFDPYRGKEIQPGSGVQSDDEIDGFIREHAESAYHPCGTAKMGRADDRMAVVDPECRVIGVEGLRVADSSVFPRITNGNLNAPSIMVGEKASDHILGRQPLAPENAAPWLNPRWETSDR
- the betB gene encoding betaine-aldehyde dehydrogenase, producing MTMHAQASHFIDGDYVEDADGRAFDSINPATGEVIARLHAATPAIIERAMAAAERAQREWAAWLPVERARVLRRASDLMRERNGELSRLETLDTGKAIQETLVADAASGADALEWFSAQAAGLSGESVPLAEGFAYTRREPLGVCVGIGAWNYPIQIASWKAAPALACGNAMVFKPSEMTPLSALKLAEIFIEAGAPKGLFNVVQGFGEVGAALSTHEKTAKVSLTGSVPTGGKVYAAAASGMRHATMELGGKSPMVVFEDADLEDAIGGAMLGNFYSTGQICSNGTRVFVQKSILEAFLSRLVERTKTIRIGDPLDPETHLGPLISEEQRRKVLFYIEAGKSEGARLVTGGGVPEGEAFARGAYIEPTVFADVTDDMTIAREEIFGPVMSVLAFDTEEEVVARANDTPFGLAAGVFTRDLARGHRVAGALEAGICWINTYNLTPVEIPFGGVKQSGFGRENGRAAMEFYSQLKTVQVALGKVDSPY